A segment of the Drosophila gunungcola strain Sukarami unplaced genomic scaffold, Dgunungcola_SK_2 000016F, whole genome shotgun sequence genome:
GATCAGCTGTTATCGGAAGGTTGATGTGCTCTTTGTAATCTGAGTTTCACACCTTCTAAAAATCACAACTGGACTGCGTGGGAAGAGGGTTGCACCGAAAACAACAACGGCTAACTATCCGTCAAAGTCCGTCAAATTTAAACGGCGGACTAACTGGGAAATGTTTGTAACATCAAAACAATATGGACCTCCCGTTCAACAGATGGTTGATTAATCTCTGTGGAAAGGGGCTATAAGCCACTGTGATTTTTTACGGATGGCGGATATTGGCTGTGTGGGAACACCAATCCACAACCCATTAAAAATCACAGCCGATTCGGTTGGACGGATTTGTGGAACTAGGCTATTACCAGCCGAGCAAcgagtttttaataaaacctccATGTTCCAATTTCAACAGTTTCTTCACGCTTATGTGGCCGACATGGAAAGCCACATTTTTTGGCCACAACCCATTTAGTAAAAGtcgttaaatatattattttttgatcgCGATGGATAGGAATAACCCtaatcttaaatgttgcaaacacaaaatttaaacagaGCGCATTACTGTTAAGCTATTAGCTGTCAAAGTCAGCTGTTTGTGCAACTTGAAGCGAGCGCTGTTAAgtcgtaaatttttctttcaaatttaacttttaaaaagaaacaaaaaaaccaattcaagtgcaCTTTTTTGGCATGCAGTCCAACAATAGTGGTTTGTAATATGTGTTTGTAAACGTGAATTGTAGTTATCGATTGTGGTGTCCCTCTAATCTTGtgtaatagcctgattccattgccgcattagtggactttttagtGGACaatgcctgattccattggcgcattagcatttagctaatgctactccgacatgtgagtggcacgagcagctgatctgggtttgtttacttttgcattttggcaaatccaaaagaaattaattaaaattaatgaacacgAGCAGGATAACTATAATGCGACCAATGCCAACTTGggcgacaaggaagagaagctgattgcgttgttatgacgggtttgcaatggagaccaccacagtttccaaaaagggctaggaaccccgtatatgtgggagttattttatgccagagatctagcagtaatgcattgtggtactgcgagcagaatttgcagcgtgcgctttagttttctgtcatttttatacaaaatagattttatattcaaaagacatcaaaaattgcgccaaccttgcatatagaaaacagctgttgtagtggtggcacgaaccaaatatcgttcaacatcggtatgttccggtatttttttttataaatgttcggggcgaatggtttttaatcgcatttaaaaatcgcatttattttaaatgcggcatttagccttatgggattccctatgtaaataaatgctcattaggctaaatgcgttttaatgcgccaatggaatcaggctataagttatagccccaaaaaaaataagagcttgtagtgatttgttatttttaaatagagctacaaagtgattcaagcaatttcaaactctaaaacttgttacatgttgtagatttttcaattacttttctattctgttagtataaaagtgcacttttgcgcacttattaagaaattaagcTTTTTAGGTTCTAACCTCAAAATTGCAAACTCcgagttttttaacatatggaATGCAGAGGCGACAAAGAGTGCAAAGGAGATTGCCATTTTCGAATTTATAAAACCGTCAATACGTGGACCTCGTTCAAAGCAAGTTAAAgcaattttggttaaaaaagtcaaagccTTTGCTACAATATAACACAGAAGTGGGCAAAGTgcaaataaaactgaaatctATTCAACATTATTCTTGCCTTAGCTCGCATTTAAATGTTAGATTACTAATTCAAGCTGCAAGTGCAACTGCTCGAAAGCGCGCTCAGCCCGACCTTgcctatattttaaaaattttaattatttattaaaacgaaattatagatttctttattacacagttttttaaattcttttcaataaaattactgCGTTTACTCCAAAAATAACTTCtctcaaaagaaaaaaaacctgttatatcctaaaaaaaggaaagaccacgcccattttttttccaaacgtgtattttttcaacataatcttctaaataaaaaaaaaaaatttattagtatttagcaataaaaaaaaaactttaaaaaaagagCGTAACCCCgcccatttttttataaaaccttgCTTTTCGTATCatagacttaatttaaaaaacaaaacccgagaaaatttcttcgttttcaagttattaattaatgtcacAAAAAGTAGTCGTTTGCCCCATAGTGCATTGGGGAAACGTCTGATAACGTAATGCATATCCCTAAACAGAGTGCTCCTagcttttttataaaatgtatttaatttcataGCCTATAGCCCAGTCCCACAAGGCCAATCCAAGAGAAACGGTTGGTATATTTGAAGGATGGTGAATACATCTTCCCACAGAGCCACCATCCATCAAAAGTCACAGTGGCGTATGCAGAATTTTTTCAACTCCTTCATGAGTTCTTGTtcctgtttatattttatttcaacacTTTGGATTAGTGGTTGTACGAAAAAACATCTGCTAAATATCGGCCAGAAACGTGCggttaaaaacgaaaattacacCGTTTAGGAATAACCGGGAAATTTTCTGAACGGCGAAACCATACGGAACATATTTCATGAAATGGTGGAAGGTGGTCTGTGGGACTAGGCCGTTAACAGTTTTAGCATAATTTTGAAACTGCTTAATAGCTTGATTCCTTTGCCGCAGTATtggatattttaaatgtgcctgattccattggcgcattagcatttagctaatgttactccgacatgtgagtggcacgaacagcagATCTGAGTTTGTTTACTTTAGAATTTTGgcgaaacaaataaacatttattaaaaataataaatatgagtgagtttactcaaatctttaatgctcagcaggacatgcataatgcgaccgaggcatttgccaactaggacgacaaggaagagaagctgattgcgttgttatgacgggcaAGAATCCCCGTATATTTGAAAGTGTTTTCCTGCCTGAGATctagcagtaatgcattgtggtactgcgagtagaatttgcagcgtgcgctctagttttaagttttttttaagaaaatacattttatattcaaaagacaacaaaaattgcgccaaccttgcatatagaaaacagctgttgtagtggtgtcacgaacaaaatatcgttaaacatcggtattttccggtattttttttataaatgttcggggcgaagggttttaattgcatttaaaaatcgcatttattttaaatgcggcatttagccttatgggattccctgtgtaaagaaatgcgcattaggcttaATGCGTTtaaatgcgccaatggaatcaggctataagatATCAATTTTTACTGCTCTGTGGGAATACGATATAAGATCACAAATTTGTGTGACGACATCTTGGCTTCTTTGAACAAGCACTCGATTTGTAGAATATGCAACAGTAGTCATGCACTGTGACAACCGGAAATAAAGCATTTCTCTTTCCTTTGCTGTTTCAGAGCGAGCAGTAAGCCATTTTCGTGAATTTGTTGAAACTTTTGAGTTTGAATCAATGTAAGTTCTTGCATTTAAACAGACAATTTTCTTGACCCTAACATATCATATTATGTAGATGCCGCGGGAAATAAAGGAAGTTAAAGACTTTCTTAATAAAGCACGTCGTTCAGATGCTCGCGCTGTTAAAATCAAGAAGAATCCGTCAAACACTAAATTTAAGATCCGTTGCTCACGGTTTCTTTATACCCTTGTCGTGCAGGATAAAGAAAAGGCCGACAAAATTAAGCAATCTTTACCGCCAGGACTGCAAGTCAAGGAGGTGAAATAAACCAACTGAAACTAGGGGCTTACTTCACTACACACATTGAAATATTGGTTTACTTAAATctgtgtttaaaaataaagtggtGGCGCCATAATAAAACTGGAATTTGCTTAACGAttgtttatcttttatttaaaactaatatatCAGAGATCCGCCGCTTCAATTGAGTTGATAAAGTTCGACTAGCAAGAAAGCTTCTTCGGTGAGCTGAAGGTTATATACACACACTAGCAGCTATTACAAAAAGGAATATTCTAAGAAACTTCCGGcaacaaaaaaccaattttaagtATTATATATGAAACTACTGTGAAGCGATATCAAGGAattttatgtccttcatttcTTAGAAATGAGGCTTAAGTCAACAGTAAGCAAACACTATTATTTATGTGAAAACGTCGGATCTTAGAATATCCGGTTTTAGTCAGGTTTCTGTAAGCACAATAACGTTGgatgaaaaggaaaaactatCTGAGAAAAATCAATCATTTCCCCAGTCGAGCCTACCCGCATGAGTTCCATATAGAATTCACGTTGCTGCAGGGACGCACGCACCACATGAAGCTTTTTTGAAAGCAACCTTGTAAAGGAACGACCGCGGAAATTAATTGATAGAGCAGTGGTCGGCACGGATCCTATTCTGTGAGCATAGGCGAAGGTCTTGCcggcaaaatatttatacccttgcagagggtattataatttcagtcagaagtttgcaacgcagtgaccctataaagtatatattcctgatcagcatcacaaggagtgtcgatctagccatgtccgtctgtccgtccgtttctacgcaaacttttctctcagtgttaaagctatctgcatgaaactttcccaaaagtttctattgcaggtaatatataagtcggatcgagccggatcggacgactatagcatatagctcccataggaacaatcggaaaaaataaatgaaaaaaattataacttttctgttttttaattttttgtttagttcttcgacatatagcaatgtttaattatttcagaattatggtataaattttatcaaaatcggacgtctatagcatatagctcccatagaaataataaaaatatataaaataactatctaataattgagctgcaaatcatcatagtttcaatgttttttttagcacatactcaagtaaatcataatttaaatgttttcaaaagtatttaattaatgcaatagctgcaagggtatatgaacttcggcttgccgaagtttgctttccttcttgttttaagttcatttatttacttgaaaTAGTCCGTTTTACGTTTTATATGCAGTTTTACCATCTATAAAGTCGAGCTACAAAGGGAGTTTAACTAGCTTCGATGAGTACTTTCTGAAATCTAAATGGCAGTTAAATTTTCCTTGTTGTACATGTGCATAAAGCTAGCAGTGAAACTTTTATGTTAATCACCAGCAGATGGTTGCTAAGACAACAGGGTCTAACAGTAAAAAAATaccgaaaaaataatataaaatcgaTTTACCGGACGATTGTTAAGTTTAATAGATTGATGGCATCTTTGATGGCGATAAAATTTcactgatttaaaaaatttaaatcgatgaaATCCTCAAAGATCAATGACactcaaaattttttgtatggtaccattttttttaacgtgtaaataacatttttcccCTGCCAATTTTATCTTTTATCTCCAGTTCAGCTTAACCAATTTCGGTCATCGATAGCTTCTCTAAAAACAGACCTTTCTTAAACTTtactatataaattattataaggaTAGGTTTCCTAT
Coding sequences within it:
- the LOC128263688 gene encoding 60S ribosomal protein L38; the encoded protein is MPREIKEVKDFLNKARRSDARAVKIKKNPSNTKFKIRCSRFLYTLVVQDKEKADKIKQSLPPGLQVKEVK